ATTCCTATTCTATTTgatttatgaaaagaaaaaaagaaaaaaaaggaggatgACTGGTATATATACTTGGACCAAAAAGCAGCCAGTGCTGTGATGCGTaaagaacatttatatttagtctGTAGCATCATCTCGGAATGATGAAAGCAGATGAAACATGTCTGAACACAGAGGTGTATCAACAGCTGATAGCGGGGCTAGCGCCCAATTCACTCAGAGCAAGCACAATGCATCGATATCACAGTATTACTGCTATACTGAATTAGTTTCTACTGAGTCCTCCCTCACCATACTtccttcccccccaccccaccccacccactcACAAGACATCCTGAGCAGAGTACTAATGAACATGTGTATAATTCTCACACCTCTGTCATTGTACTGCAGGTGGTGTCACTCTACCTGTAGGTCCGAATGGCACACGGTGATCCAGCTCTGACAGGTCTGTGCTCATCCTCTTACTGTCAGAAGATGCTGGACACTGGGGCCTCCCTGATAGGCTCTCCACGCTGCCCACTCTTGAAAGAGGGTGGTTGGTCCACATACCTTCTCCCTGCATACAGCAGCCACTATTGTCTTATGTTCTTATGACCCATGACATCCGCATGAAAGTTACACTTTGTGAAACACCAACAAAGAAAGCGGAACCAATATCAGGTAAAAGAATTCACAAGATATTTTTGTCATGAACATAAATCCATTCATTGTCAATCACCTCCTGTTCAATGCTGGGTTACAGTGGTgtagaacctatcctggaatcaaGGGTGGTAGTAGGATACACCCTGTATGGGCTGCTTGTCCATGACAGGGAAAAAAACATACCTGACAATTCACTTACACATACtaccaatgtgtgtgtgtgtgtgtgtgtgtgtgtatataaaaaccACATCACAAGCAATAACAGCGTTGACTAATGCCAACATATAGctttctgaatgaataaaaacattcattctGTCTATCAAACATTGAACATGCTCTTCAATTTATGGGTGTGGTGCAGGGAATTGTGACAAATGTCATAGTAACCTTTGGTTTAAATGGAGGTGGAAACTTTGGCTCCATAATCTTGATTGTGTCGTTGCTCCTTTGGGAGTCTGTGTGCTCCATGTTGGCATCGCTCCTGCCGCTGGTGCTTGTGCAGGTACCCTCTACAAAGGAACCTGCACAGGGAAAGCAGCATTATTTGCACAGTTTCTCATATACTTTCTATTGTCAGTTTTAACTAAGCCTTAGAAATACCTCAAATACATGCCTAGCTCTGAAAGCAAGACCAtacctttttttatatatagaatAAATCTTATACAGATTTCCAGGTATTTGGATTAAAACGCAATCATACaaagtgagcaaaaaaaattgatgttCTAAGATCATGCAGAACGTAAAGAGCGTAGGTGCAGAACACTGTACTGGAATTGTGGGACAGAGACTTTGGTAAGTGCTTCCAGACAGAATTCTGAAATGGGGTCTACCTGTGCTGGTGGCCGAGTTGCTCTGCCCTTCATCTGAGTACTGGTAAGGGTACTGCAAGGGTTCCTCAGATCCTGGAAAGTACTGCAAGAAATAGGAGAATCTTCATGATAACATCCATCAACAGGCTGCCATCATCTTCCACCTGGGGGCATTACCTGCATGAGGTGGGACATAATCTTCACTATCTCTTCCATGGAGGGCCGCTGGGATGGGTCCTTGGACCAGCAGCGTGTCATCAAACTCTCAATTGGTTTTGGGAGgttcttgatcaagggtggcCGGGTGCctgggaaggagagagaggaggaggaggaggagaaaaaaaaaaaaaaagacaccaaattgtttgtgttttttggcatAGCAGAATTAATAACAGTTACAGGTCTCAAAGAGTTTTCATATTGCatctatttaaataaattttatctgAAGCAATATTGGTTAACTCAAGTTGTTCAAGACTAAAGGAGAAGGAGACAACCAGGAACCTTCTCATTACAAGAGTATTAAATCTGTGCTGATAAATTTCAAATTTTCCATAAAtctattaataaaaacagtaaagtaTATGTTGGACAGCACTCAGTTATGATGGTTATTACAGTATGAAATTTTTAACACGTATATTTTGTTTCAGTTGTCAGAGGATCGATCACCAATAGATACAGAGccgtagtatttttttttctgtaatagaTTCTCACaacaatttctttaataatgaaacaaaatatgacTTATAAGGGAGAATATTTGTGGATTATATTCTTCTGAAGTACAAACCGCTTGAGGTAAGAGTCATTATTGAATCAGCCACATCTGTGctaaaaataatgggaaatgatTTGCATCATTAAGTGGTGATAATGCAGCATAACTAGCAATGCAAATTTTCCTTCTTGCCTCATGTGTATTCTCCCAAAAGGCTAGGGCGTGATGCAACCACTATAATCTTTTGGCAGGTAAGGGCTGCCTTTTAATTGTTCTTCATGGGCTGTCTCTGAGCTAATTAAATTTCAGAACACAGTGTCAGAAGGGGGAGCGGAACTCAGTGGGTCTTGGGGTGTTTAGGGTAGGGCGGGGTCATGCTGTGCAGAACTCACCATTGTGGACAGCCCACATGATGCGGAAGGCAGGGCCCCCAATCTCATCGAATGGCTTCTTCCGTGTTATCACCTCCCAGAGGATGATCCCCCAGCTGAACACATCGCACTTCTCGCTGTAATTGCTGCCTGGAAACGCATACAGGACAAATTTCACAGGTTCATTCTAAAAGTTCCACCTCAGTGAAGCTCATGGATGAAAACAAATCTCTAAGGCACATTTAGGCAAAAAGGGAAAGCGCTTTGTAAAAGCAACAGAACCTATCCGCACCTTGTGACTTTGCACGGAACACATTGCCATTTTTAATGACAGCTCCCAGTGTCGTTAATCACTGTACTTATTATACCACAATTAAAGCGTCCATTGCCAGCAAATTTCAAAGTTATTACGCCTAAGCCTTTTgataatacaaatatttaacagtggTGCAAATGAGCTTAAAGAAGTTCATTCTAAGGGCAACTATGACTGGTTTAATTGCATAGGAGCCTTGTTATTCCCCTCTCAGATTGCAGAACTAACTGTTACCTTACGCATCATCATGACCCCAGCAACATGAGAatgattttaaacattaaaacgcTGATGATTATTAAGCAACACAAAGGGAAATTGTGAAATTACTCCGCTGCTAGCAGAGGAATTGTTCTGCTTTTGTGACTATAATTGCAATTTTGAGATGAAAACTTTTTTGCACAAGAAACCATCTCTTCAATaatgtttattaaatttttttaataacactgaACATTACATGATTAGAAAGAAAAGAGCAAGAGGGAATAAAAATTACCACGATAGGAGGTGGCatcatgcaaatatttatagCAAATGAAAGCAGCTTGGAGTGAAAGGTTTAGAATTACTGATGGACATAAAAAGACAGTGCCATCAAAGATACTAAGCTGATAAAACACTGTGCTGGGAGAACCGGGCTTTATACACTCAGTCAGACACAGTTCCCATGTTTGCCCGGTGGTTGAGGTGGGCCCGAAACACCATACTGCCAATACGTGCCTTCAAAAACCTCAGGTGCCATCCATGCAGCGCTCCCTTTATTGTTGGTCATGTGTGTCTGAATGTCACAGGCTGTTCCAAAGTCGCATATCTTCAGGACCGTCCCACCTGCCACAAGCAGAAggctgagacagagagagagcaagcgAGACAGAGCCCTTTAATCATAGAAAGTCACTTTGTCAGAAAACCATTCTGGGGTGCAGTATGTATAAAACCAAACTGAAACCTATTAGCCTAAATTAGCATGGGTTTATTACAAGTATTTTTCCTCAGCAATGAGAAAAATAATCACACAGACAAAAGGGAACTCATACTTCAGCATGTTCCTGTGTTTACatacacattaatttttttttaggtttcttCCTCTTCAAAAACAGCAATACAATGCAAAAAACCATTTTTGTCCActtatttacatgcattttcacGCTAGAAGACCCCAGTTGATGGATATCCAACAATGGGCTACCCCAATCAGTTGCCCATTTCTTCAGTAGCAGGCCAGAGGCTTTCTGCTGTCAACAGCCACTAAATAAAGTCAGTGGCTTTAATGGCTATAGGTGCAACAATTCACACCTGGGCTATGTAACAGCAATGTCTGTATAGAGGTGTCCCAAAAAAACTTGCACATTGCTGCgcaaaacattaacaaaaggTGTAGACAAAACTTAATTTATCAAATGGAAGTGTCCTAATGACATTAAAACAagggaatgaaataaaaaaaaaaaaaattactgaaatcacATAGAAATAACATTCAAAAGATATAGTAGCAGGAGTTCTAATGTCATGCCTATCAAATGGTCGTTTTATCGATGATTCACgttaaaatacacagacacGTAAAACTTAGATGTGACATATTCACTGGTACACAAGGAAAATCTGTAAGAACCAAAGGGGCTGGAGGTAGGGGGAGGAGAACATACTTGGGAGGTTTGAGATCCCTGTGAATGAGAGCCTTTGGTTTCATGCCATGGAGATAGGCGACTCCTTGGGAACACTGTAAACACCAGCTCATGGCATGGGAGGCCGTGTAGTAGGGGAGCGGCTCAGCACCATGCAATACTGTGGACAGAGAACACGGTCACTAGCACGCACAGAAACATGGTTGCTGGCACAGTCAAACTCCAGGGAGACACATGCAGGTGTGCTTGCTAGCACAGTTAAATCTGAAAACAGATGCATGCACACAAATGGTTGTCGGTTTGGTGAAACCTCAAAATAGGTGAATGTGCACACGGTCACTGAAGAAGTCAAATTTCAGTGCAGACATATGTATATGTGGATGCCAGTGCAATTAAACCCCCAAAATAAgtgaacacacatacactcagtGTCTTGGTCAACCCCCAAATCAGAAACGCTCACACATACATGATAGCTGGCATATTCAAACCCTGAAACAGTAACGTATGCACACTGAAATCTTCAAACACGACATGGTCACGAGTGCTGTACATTAGCAAAACGGGGGCAGACACAGTGCTGCTATCAAAcccaaaaacagacacaaggaCAGTCACTTGATGTGGGTAAGCTCTGAACCAGGGACACACGTGCTGTTGCTAGTGTGGTCTCACTCTAAACCATGCATGTGGGTGTGCTAATGCAGTCCATTTCAAAGACTTAAATATGGTCTGCCTTGCTTCTAGACCTGTAAAGTCTAAAACAATTCCTGTTGTGAAGACTCACCATTGTATAAAGATCCACCTTCAGCATATTCCATCACTAGGCAAACCTAAAGGCAGGAAAGTATAATAtacttaaaaacataaaaagaaaccCCACCTGAAACAAGAACGCTAGCatgtgaagaaaaaagtaaatgggtttttttccccccattacTTTTCGAAAAAACAAGctacacacacaaccaaaactTCACTATCAAGAAGgtttaacaaaaatgtatgtCACATAAGAACAgtgcataaaaaagaaaatatgaaccACACTTACTGGGTTATTGCAGGAGCCATACAGCTTAACAATGTTTGGATGATTTACACGGGAAAGTTGGCGAAGCTGAGGGGAAGGCAACATAAGACAATATTTATACTGAAATTGATCTGGCCCTGATTTGACCGATTACCCTGCTAAGCaaataattaaacaattaattggaattgattttttaaaaatctttttcagGTAATGTTAATGGCCAGCTTTCAAAAGTTTCTCCATTCCGATTATTAGACAGAAGCACGCAATATCCATCTTCTCCCCTGGCCTCTGCTGCTGCAAGTTCGCTCCCAGGTGGCAATTAATAGCAAAGCTAGCTGATAGTGCGAGGTCCTCAGCTTAATAAAAGCCTGTGATTACCATAATGTGAAGAGGTACTTTAATGAGGACACACcgggagtaaatgtaaactcattACCATTAGAACAGAACTGctacaattttaatttcaacCTGAGACCATAGCACACAGACAAGGGATGGGagttctctcttttttttttttttaatctgtttagaCTAACTTTCTAATGGGTGGAGTTCTGTGTAACAAAAACTTCAGATGCAGAATACCTCAACCATGAAtgcttttctttcagattcactCTCTATGGTCTTGATTGCCACATCTTTGCCTTTCCATTTGGCCTTGCAGACAACGCCGAAAGCACCCCTGCCCACCACCTGGACACAGAGAAAAACGGTAAAACCGTGTTAAACTGTCTTGCTGTAGTAAAGATATACAGGTCACTCTGGAAAAAGtattaaacaaaatataaaacattttgttccaaAAATCCCaaactttaaatatttcagacaaATGTATGACCAACAGTAACTTaaaatctgtgatttatttcttctAAAAGAAAGGTACCACCCCTAACACTGTCAAAACTGACCTGAACTGACTGCAAATCCTTCAAATGAGAAATGTTCTAACAGCCAGGAGGATTTACAGATGGATGAAtataaatttacacttattgatttagctgatgcttttcatcaaagcaacttatgataagctgcttacaactatttaccaatttatagagctgggtgattttactggagtaaaataccttactcaaggatattacagctggaggtgaaattcaaatctgcaacctttgagtccaaaggtacaAGCTCTACCtagtatgctaccagctatcttACCAGCTTAATATATCTACCAAATAATTCCTGTATATAACAGCTTGCTGCTGAGTTAAGGAAATAAGCAGGCAAAGTTCTCAGAGTCATTAATCTTTGGGTTTCTTTCAGAAATGATCCTTAGCATTATTTTGGAGCAGTGACAAAACAAGaccattaaaacatttctgGGTATTGACAGACGTGGAGCATACGTGAAgtcagattccccccccccaaatgcaCTGGGAAGACCTTTAGGACTGTTTTGTATCACAATTTACTCTAGAATATGGTAAACCCAGTTACAGCGCAAAGCGATCCTAAACGCCCGCAGTCCGTAAATCCACGACGAAGGAAAGAACTGCTAAAAGGATTCCTCACGAATGACGACTGGTGACCGACGTGCATCTGTGATGATGATGTTCTCCATGGAAATGCAAGAAGTTCGCAGGATAACACCTATACACTTCTGTAAGCAGCTACTTCAGAATGTATACGAGCAAATCTTGGTACAAAATAAACAAGCTATGCTTTGATAATAGTGTGTCTGTATTAAAGCTCTTTGCTGTTGAATGGCTGTTGTGTTTACCTGAtttaactggggggggggggggggggggggggtgtgtctcccaaataaatgcaaaaataatgtaCACACATCACCAGAGTGCATGCCTGAGACATTTACAGGAAATTTCAGAACCTGCAGTCTTGAAATTGCTTCAAAACGTATTAAAAAAAGGTGACAGTACAAAGAACACCTTTCCTGTCACTCAGGTTGTTCAGGTGATGAGACTGACAGACGAAGGAATGAGGATGATGTGAGCAACGCCGGCCTGGCCCACTTTGTTTGCACACAACTCAACCGTTTctctcaaaaacaaaacagcggCTTGACTTCGGTCCATAACAAAACTGcttttagctgatgtgttttaCTTATTAACCCAGCAACATGCCAACAGAGAAATCCCCGAACGCCGCAGCAGgcgcgcgcatacacacacacacacacccaaaaatGTGAAACGTGCATGGTCAGGTGCTGTAGCAATTCGGTTAATAATACTCTGCACGAGTATTTACAAAGGACAAAGCTCGGTAAATAACCTCCCCGCGTTGTCAAAACACTTTAATCCCAAGAATCACACACGACACGGGGCTGCCAGGGGGCCACGGCTCAGTTTATTCTAATGGTTTTCCGTATGAGCAGGTCAgcagtgttgctgttgttgtgaaCAGAGTTAGTTAAACGTGAGGATAGAGAGAGTGTTAACCCTATTTTTACAGCTAACCAGTCGCTTACCTCCTCAACCCCGATGTCCGCGTAGTCTATGTCCTCGAAAGGGTATCCAGGAGGCGTCTCGAGCATTTCGGCGGACGACAGAGACATCGCTACTCATCAAAACCACTCTTTTACGATCAATACAAGCCACACGCATTCGACAGATACGGTTTAAACCATAAAACGCAGTAAACACCCCaactagagaaaaaaaaaatccaaaaaaaggcaaactaGCAGGAGTACACGAAGAAATTGAATTTAGCTAGCTAAAGCTAGCTCTGCGTGTCTGTGCGTAACAGCGACACGAATTTACCGAGCGAAAATGTCACGAATCGCGAGCTCGACTCGAGCCACGGCAAAAAGCACGAAAACCAATGAAACGCAAGCGCACGCGCTGATGGATCAATTGTTACGCGAGAAAGTGGCAGCGCGCGGACAAGGGGTTCGCTCAACGCGCCGCTTTAGGCCGCGCACGCCGGCCTGCTCGCTAAAGCCGCAGTCTGAGCTCGAGCCAGAGCGAGAGCCTCGCCTCGCCTAGCTTAGCCTTAGGCGCGAGGCGGCAGCAGCTCGTGGCCGCGGTTCGCGCTCCCCGcgacgacggcggcggcggcagcgcgAAACGACGCGTCGGCTGAGCGGCGCGAGACTGAGGCCATCTGACAGAGAAAAGAAGCTTCAGGAGACCTCCATTACTGCCACTGAAAACTCTCTGCGCCCGTCtctgagagagagtgtgtgtgttttctcccttAGTCAGTGGCGGCTGAAGCTCCAGGAAGTGCGTGTTCCTCCCAGCTCTGCCCCCGGAGCAGCTCCTGTGCTTCGACAGCTTCCAGAAACACGTCCATGGAGGCGCTGTAGTGACCGACAATTTTAAGCTTGTCACATCGATCACCTAAAACATCGATGTTATATTCTTTTCCAGCGCTAAAATTAACACTTTCTACTGTGTCTTTTCCCAAACATTTCAAAACTATTTAAAGCATCTGAAAAGTACACCTTgacagcaatacacacacagcaatattaatttttaagttcacattttcacccttttgtttagctgataccttatgcaagcagcttacaatgtaggataatcaactttacaaagATTTACCCGCTTATGCAACAGGATATTCTAACTGGAgtgattcagggtaaatgccttggtcaagggtaccgcagcagaagtgggatttgaacccagaaccttcaggATGTAAAATGAGGTACAGCTGGCAAGTGACCTCCTGTTGAGATGTTCCTCAGACACATTCCAAGAAGAGGCTGTGTGCCCAAGACCCCTGAAAGCATGCAAAATCATGGGCTCGTTTTCTCTGTAACTGTACAACAGACACCTCTACACAAGGTGACTTGAtctcctgtttttgtttgtaggCCACTCTGCGCCGTTAGACTTCCGCTGCAGGGTGCACCAAAACACGCAGACTttatttccaaaacagagagGTATGTCATATCTCCACGCCGTGACCTGTGCACGGTGACACGCTGCTCTAAATTTAATCGCAGGACTTCGGAGACGGGTGAGCCCGAGCTCCATTAATCACCTGCATGGATGTCTCATTTTTAAACAACCCAGTCCTGCCATTCACCTGGGGGCTGTCTCCCTCAGGAGACATCCTTCTTTAGGTGCTCTTTAAAGGAATACTTCATGGTATCAGGAGGACAGAACTGTATCTCGCACTTTTCATACGGTTCTTAGAGAATAGTATCAATcgcataatttttcatttagaagaagaaaaaaaaacattcacagttGCTCCATGTGGTTGAGATGCAGCAAAGGATGTTTTTCATGTCTTTCAAGGGTTTCTGAGTAGCTTTTTAAGCCCTGCCCTCAATCACGTGGTGTAATTTAAAAGCATAGAATGCCTTCTATAAGGTGTATTACACATTGTGATGCATATGGCTTTGGAGCATATGTAGTTTTGGAGATAAACACACATCCTCTACAGTAGACATAAATGAATGGTAGTGTCTTTGGAGGATATGGGACATTGCACGGGGCAGTTCGAGATATCAGCCTGAAACACCGATGGTTAAAGCTTCTACTTTACAATCtgaaaggtttgaatcccactgctgctgtagggcccttaatcaaggtatttatccttACTTGCACATTAAATATGTCCTGCAACATAGAATGGTAAGTCACTGTAAACCgacttggacaaaggtgtcaggtaaaaaTATAATGGTAATGGTAATGATCATGTTGCAGAAAGAAGTCTGTGTACCTGTagtaattgaaaataaatgtggatTCAAACCCGTTTACAGTGAACACTGACAAgagtgtttaataattttgttatgCAGGCTTAA
This genomic window from Scleropages formosus chromosome 1, fSclFor1.1, whole genome shotgun sequence contains:
- the map3k7 gene encoding mitogen-activated protein kinase kinase kinase 7 isoform X1, which gives rise to MSLSSAEMLETPPGYPFEDIDYADIGVEEVVGRGAFGVVCKAKWKGKDVAIKTIESESERKAFMVELRQLSRVNHPNIVKLYGSCNNPVCLVMEYAEGGSLYNVLHGAEPLPYYTASHAMSWCLQCSQGVAYLHGMKPKALIHRDLKPPNLLLVAGGTVLKICDFGTACDIQTHMTNNKGSAAWMAPEVFEGSNYSEKCDVFSWGIILWEVITRKKPFDEIGGPAFRIMWAVHNGTRPPLIKNLPKPIESLMTRCWSKDPSQRPSMEEIVKIMSHLMQYFPGSEEPLQYPYQYSDEGQSNSATSTGSFVEGTCTSTSGRSDANMEHTDSQRSNDTIKIMEPKFPPPFKPKGEGMWTNHPLSRVGSVESLSGRPQCPASSDSKRMSTDLSELDHRVPFGPTAPPSYKRGHRKTASFGTILDVPEIVVTATSDSQRRRSVQDLPGIGTESSQGSRNSSRSSSPSVRMITSDKSGRGYTFSPDDPTDTNGSENSIPMAYLTLDHQLQPLAPCPNSKESMAVFEQHCKMAQEYLKVQTEIALLIQRKEELIAELDQDEKDQQNTSRLVQEHKKLVEENKSLSTYYQKCKKQLELIRAQQQKRQGTS
- the map3k7 gene encoding mitogen-activated protein kinase kinase kinase 7 isoform X3, whose protein sequence is MSLSSAEMLETPPGYPFEDIDYADIGVEEVVGRGAFGVVCKAKWKGKDVAIKTIESESERKAFMVELRQLSRVNHPNIVKLYGSCNNPVCLVMEYAEGGSLYNVLHGAEPLPYYTASHAMSWCLQCSQGVAYLHGMKPKALIHRDLKPPNLLLVAGGTVLKICDFGTACDIQTHMTNNKGSAAWMAPEVFEGSNYSEKCDVFSWGIILWEVITRKKPFDEIGGPAFRIMWAVHNGTRPPLIKNLPKPIESLMTRCWSKDPSQRPSMEEIVKIMSHLMQYFPGSEEPLQYPYQYSDEGQSNSATSTGSFVEGTCTSTSGRSDANMEHTDSQRSNDTIKIMEPKFPPPFKPKGEGMWTNHPLSRVGSVESLSGRPQCPASSDSKRMSTDLSELDHRVPFGPTAPPSYKRGHRKTASFGTILDVPEIVVTATSDSQRRRSVQDLPGIGTESSQGSRNSSRSSSPSVRMITSDKSGRGYTFSPDDPTDTNGSENSIPMAYLTLDHQLQPLAPCPNSKESMAVFEQHCKMAQEYLKVQTEIALLIQRKDGRMVGRSAS
- the map3k7 gene encoding mitogen-activated protein kinase kinase kinase 7 isoform X2, yielding MSLSSAEMLETPPGYPFEDIDYADIGVEEVVGRGAFGVVCKAKWKGKDVAIKTIESESERKAFMVELRQLSRVNHPNIVKLYGSCNNPVCLVMEYAEGGSLYNVLHGAEPLPYYTASHAMSWCLQCSQGVAYLHGMKPKALIHRDLKPPNLLLVAGGTVLKICDFGTACDIQTHMTNNKGSAAWMAPEVFEGSNYSEKCDVFSWGIILWEVITRKKPFDEIGGPAFRIMWAVHNGTRPPLIKNLPKPIESLMTRCWSKDPSQRPSMEEIVKIMSHLMQYFPGSEEPLQYPYQYSDEGQSNSATSTGSFVEGTCTSTSGRSDANMEHTDSQRSNDTIKIMEPKFPPPFKPKGEGMWTNHPLSRVGSVESLSGRPQCPASSDSKRMSTDLSELDHRVPFGPTATSDSQRRRSVQDLPGIGTESSQGSRNSSRSSSPSVRMITSDKSGRGYTFSPDDPTDTNGSENSIPMAYLTLDHQLQPLAPCPNSKESMAVFEQHCKMAQEYLKVQTEIALLIQRKEELIAELDQDEKDQQNTSRLVQEHKKLVEENKSLSTYYQKCKKQLELIRAQQQKRQGTS